The window ATCATGTTGCAAGTGGTGTGATCGGCTGGCAACTGCCCCCGGCCTTTGTTTGACCGACATGGGATCGGGGGTTAAAATAGCGGGTTAATTAAATCTGGGCTACTATGCGTCGCAAACTCGTCGTAGGAAATTGGAAGATGAACGGCAATCGTGCCGCGAATGCAAGCCTGTTGGCGGGCATTGTCGCAGGCGCGAATGGTTCGAACGCCTCTTGTGCGGTGTGTGCACCGGCACCATATCTGGCCCAGTGCCAGGATGCGCTGAGCGCCAGCCCGGTCGCCTGGGGTGCCCAGGATGTCTCCGCCCAGCCCGGCGGCGCCTTCACCGGCGAAGTCGCGGCGGCCATGCTGGCCGATTTTGCATGCAAGTACGTCATCGTCGGTCACTCCGAACGCCGTGCCTACCATGGAGAAAGCAGCGAACTGGTGGCGAAAAAAGCCGTCGCCGTGCTCGACGCGGGCATGACCCCGATCGTGTGCGTCGGCGAAACGCTGGCCGAGCGCGAAGCCGGCCAGACCGCCGCCGTGGTGTCGAGCCAGCTCGGCGCCGTGCTCGACCTGGTGGGCGAGCGCGTCGCGCAGATCGTCGTTGCCTACGAGCCCGTGTGGGCGATCGGCACCGGCAAGACGGCCACGCCGGCCATGGCCCAGGAAGTCCACGCCCAGCTGCGCGCGCAGCTGATGGCCAAGAATGCAGTAGCAGCCGAGACAGTGCAGATTTTGTACGGCGGCAGCATGAAGCCCGATAACGCCCTGGAATTGATGGCTCAGCCAGATATCGACGGCGGCTTGATCGGCGGGGCAGCGCTGAAGGCGGCAGATTTTCTTGCCATCCTTAATGCAGCC of the Massilia violaceinigra genome contains:
- the tpiA gene encoding triose-phosphate isomerase; translation: MRRKLVVGNWKMNGNRAANASLLAGIVAGANGSNASCAVCAPAPYLAQCQDALSASPVAWGAQDVSAQPGGAFTGEVAAAMLADFACKYVIVGHSERRAYHGESSELVAKKAVAVLDAGMTPIVCVGETLAEREAGQTAAVVSSQLGAVLDLVGERVAQIVVAYEPVWAIGTGKTATPAMAQEVHAQLRAQLMAKNAVAAETVQILYGGSMKPDNALELMAQPDIDGGLIGGAALKAADFLAILNAAN